Proteins encoded within one genomic window of Spirulina major PCC 6313:
- a CDS encoding uracil-xanthine permease family protein yields MTASNEPTLETESPTEPVRLESDLIYNLEDRPPLVETVFVALQHVLAIFVGIITPPFIICNALELEGPDTTFIISMSLMISGVATFIQAKRIGPIGSGLLSIQGTSFAFLGPILAAGFAAIAAGKTKEEALAVIFGLCFFGAFVEIFFSRFLHLARQVITPLVTGVVVTTIGLTLIKVGITSVGGGVPALGTESFGSAQNWGLAALVLVVILVMNSFNHPYLRMSAIVVGLAVGYAVAIPMGLVDFGRLSGLTIFTVPIPFRYGLGFSWSAFIPFIFLYLITTIESIGDLTATSAISGEPIQGPVYMRRLKGGVLGDGVNSLIAACFSTFPNTTFSQNNGVIQLTGVGSRYVGYFIAGFLVLLGLFPIVAGVVQIMPQPVLGGATILMFATVAVAGVKILSCVNLTKRNSMILAVSLGLGLGVTFVPEILDNAPDLIKSIFASGISTGGLSALVLNLVIPGPRE; encoded by the coding sequence ATGACTGCTTCCAATGAACCCACCCTTGAAACCGAATCACCTACGGAACCGGTACGGCTAGAATCGGATTTGATCTACAACTTAGAAGATCGCCCTCCTTTAGTCGAGACCGTGTTTGTCGCTCTTCAGCATGTTTTAGCAATTTTTGTCGGGATTATCACCCCCCCGTTTATTATCTGTAATGCGCTTGAACTCGAAGGCCCCGATACGACCTTCATTATTTCCATGTCGTTGATGATTTCGGGGGTTGCCACCTTTATCCAGGCGAAACGGATTGGCCCGATTGGGTCTGGATTACTCAGCATCCAAGGCACAAGTTTTGCCTTCCTCGGCCCGATTTTAGCGGCGGGGTTTGCAGCGATCGCAGCCGGTAAAACGAAAGAAGAAGCCCTCGCGGTGATTTTCGGCCTCTGCTTTTTTGGGGCCTTTGTGGAAATCTTCTTTAGTCGGTTTCTGCACTTAGCGCGTCAAGTGATCACGCCCTTGGTGACGGGGGTGGTGGTGACGACCATCGGGTTAACCCTGATTAAAGTGGGGATCACGAGCGTCGGGGGTGGAGTTCCGGCCCTGGGGACGGAATCCTTCGGCAGTGCCCAAAACTGGGGACTGGCGGCGTTGGTGTTGGTGGTGATTTTGGTGATGAATTCCTTTAATCATCCCTATCTGCGGATGAGTGCGATCGTTGTCGGCTTGGCGGTTGGCTATGCAGTGGCGATTCCGATGGGGTTAGTGGATTTCGGTCGCCTCAGTGGCTTGACAATTTTCACCGTGCCGATTCCCTTTCGCTACGGCCTAGGGTTTAGTTGGAGTGCGTTTATTCCCTTCATTTTTCTCTACCTGATTACCACGATTGAGTCCATTGGCGATTTAACCGCAACTTCAGCGATTTCGGGGGAGCCGATTCAAGGGCCGGTGTATATGCGTCGTCTCAAAGGTGGGGTCTTGGGAGATGGGGTTAATTCTTTGATCGCGGCCTGTTTTTCCACATTCCCGAACACCACATTCAGCCAAAATAACGGTGTGATTCAGTTGACGGGGGTGGGCAGTCGCTATGTGGGCTATTTTATTGCCGGGTTTTTGGTGTTGCTGGGCTTGTTTCCCATTGTGGCCGGGGTGGTGCAAATCATGCCTCAGCCGGTGCTAGGGGGGGCGACGATTTTGATGTTTGCGACGGTAGCGGTGGCAGGGGTGAAGATTCTCTCCTGTGTGAACCTGACGAAGCGTAACTCGATGATTCTGGCGGTGTCCCTGGGGTTGGGGTTAGGGGTCACGTTTGTGCCGGAGATTTTGGATAATGCTCCGGATTTGATCAAAAGTATCTTTGCGTCGGGGATTTCGACGGGGGGTTTGTCGGCGCTGGTGCTGAATCTGGTGATTCCTGGGCCGCGGGAGTGA
- a CDS encoding aldo/keto reductase — MPKRRNILIAGAAFVGGLVGATQLPRLGKQEPDSSLALSPDVESSTSTAPSTLTLPADATIPERVLGKTGVSVPILGLGGAGPTTPINEAGRRGEAIALVEAALAAGVRYFDTAASYGASEENLGLVLPPYRDRLFLASKTAKLDRDGAWRELEQSLTRLKTDYLDLWQLHHISFTDEIDRFTGRNGAAQAFTEAKEQGIVRHLGITGHHEPDAIIAGLRRYPFDTTLIPVNAADPHHPRPFIPSVLPVAQELNVGVIAMKVPAYGRLLKPGVLASITQAFGFSLSQPGVHSSIIAADSPEQLRENVAAAAAFQPLTAEEQGAIAARVQNHWEDNSFYRAWT, encoded by the coding sequence ATGCCGAAACGCCGCAATATCTTAATCGCGGGGGCTGCCTTTGTCGGTGGGCTAGTGGGCGCGACCCAACTGCCTCGCCTGGGCAAGCAAGAGCCGGATTCATCCCTAGCATTGTCGCCGGACGTGGAATCTTCAACGTCAACAGCCCCATCAACCCTGACCCTACCAGCCGATGCCACGATTCCGGAGCGGGTTTTGGGGAAAACGGGGGTGAGCGTGCCGATTTTGGGACTCGGAGGGGCGGGGCCAACGACTCCAATTAATGAAGCCGGGCGACGGGGGGAAGCGATCGCCCTAGTTGAAGCCGCCCTCGCAGCGGGAGTGCGTTATTTCGACACGGCCGCCAGTTATGGCGCAAGCGAGGAAAATCTAGGGCTGGTGTTGCCGCCGTACCGCGATCGCCTCTTTCTGGCCTCCAAAACCGCCAAGCTCGATCGTGATGGCGCATGGCGTGAACTGGAACAGTCCTTAACACGCCTCAAAACGGACTATCTCGACCTCTGGCAACTCCATCACATTTCCTTCACCGACGAGATCGATCGCTTCACGGGTCGCAACGGAGCCGCCCAAGCCTTCACCGAAGCGAAAGAGCAGGGCATTGTCCGCCATCTGGGTATTACCGGCCACCACGAACCTGATGCGATCATCGCCGGTCTGCGCCGCTACCCCTTTGATACGACCTTAATCCCGGTCAATGCCGCTGATCCGCACCATCCGCGCCCCTTTATTCCGTCGGTGTTGCCCGTTGCCCAGGAGTTAAATGTGGGGGTAATTGCGATGAAAGTGCCCGCCTACGGACGGTTGTTGAAGCCGGGGGTGCTGGCTTCGATCACCCAGGCGTTTGGGTTTTCCCTGTCGCAACCGGGAGTCCATAGCTCGATTATTGCGGCGGATAGCCCGGAACAGTTGCGGGAAAATGTGGCGGCGGCGGCGGCGTTCCAACCCTTAACGGCGGAGGAACAGGGAGCGATCGCAGCCCGCGTCCAAAACCATTGGGAAGATAACAGCTTTTACCGGGCTTGGACTTAG
- the psaK gene encoding photosystem I reaction center subunit PsaK, translated as MVLSLLATMPTTVEWTPMVGVVMIVCNVAAIAIGKFKIDQPSAGPTLPMSNMFGGMGFPALLATTSFGHVLGIGVILGLANMGII; from the coding sequence ATGGTTTTATCCCTACTTGCAACGATGCCGACCACAGTGGAATGGACTCCGATGGTGGGTGTCGTGATGATTGTTTGTAATGTGGCTGCGATCGCGATCGGTAAGTTCAAAATTGATCAGCCCAGTGCAGGCCCCACCTTGCCCATGAGCAACATGTTCGGCGGCATGGGCTTCCCGGCATTGTTGGCCACCACCAGCTTTGGCCATGTCCTGGGCATTGGCGTGATCTTGGGCTTGGCCAACATGGGGATCATCTAG
- a CDS encoding tetratricopeptide repeat protein, producing the protein MRAMLIAGLGLVLLFCLGSFEGAIAAPLTAEAVNAGESLAGEAIEALQQGDLTAAEAIWTQLIQQFPTNPAVWSNRGSTRVSQNKLEAAIADFNEAMRLAPDAPDPYLNRGIAYEGLARWDDAIADYNRVLELDPDDAIAYNNRGNAEAGRGDWAAAQADYNHAIELEPQFSLAQANNALSLYELGDDQTAIQTMRNLVRKYPMFPDLRAALTAVLWDSHQQGEAESNWVAAMGLDRRYSDIEWVRTVRRWPPRVAAALERFLTLN; encoded by the coding sequence ATCAGGGCGATGCTGATCGCGGGGTTGGGGTTGGTGCTGCTGTTTTGCCTAGGGAGTTTTGAGGGGGCGATCGCTGCCCCCTTAACCGCCGAAGCCGTCAACGCCGGGGAATCCTTGGCCGGTGAGGCGATCGAGGCGTTGCAACAGGGCGACCTCACGGCCGCCGAAGCCATTTGGACGCAATTAATTCAACAATTTCCCACCAATCCCGCTGTGTGGAGCAATCGCGGCAGCACGCGGGTCAGTCAAAATAAGTTAGAGGCCGCCATTGCGGACTTTAATGAAGCGATGCGCCTCGCCCCTGATGCGCCTGACCCCTATTTAAACCGGGGGATTGCCTATGAAGGGTTAGCCCGCTGGGATGATGCGATCGCGGACTATAACCGCGTCCTCGAACTCGATCCCGATGATGCGATCGCCTATAACAATCGTGGCAACGCCGAAGCGGGCCGGGGCGATTGGGCCGCCGCCCAAGCCGACTACAACCACGCCATCGAACTCGAACCCCAATTTTCCCTCGCCCAAGCCAATAACGCCCTCAGCCTCTACGAACTCGGCGACGACCAAACCGCGATCCAAACCATGCGGAATCTCGTGCGGAAATATCCCATGTTCCCCGATCTGCGTGCCGCCCTCACCGCTGTGCTGTGGGACAGTCATCAGCAGGGCGAGGCCGAAAGTAATTGGGTGGCGGCCATGGGTCTCGATCGCCGCTACAGCGATATTGAATGGGTGCGAACGGTGCGCCGCTGGCCCCCGCGAGTGGCCGCAGCATTAGAACGGTTTCTCACCCTGAATTGA
- a CDS encoding STAS domain-containing protein, translating into MSSTVPVQQRRGNLWNVWIRVSDIEPEYCLGAFLMNVVLRPQRNLDIKGASMLQQRVVNLKPIAEHSIWVIDLVEVNVIDHFGLTALMMIRRAARQHHCRLYLIHVKQSVRYMLDITELSPRFEFLETIDEVLGEKIRLLLC; encoded by the coding sequence ATGTCGAGCACCGTTCCTGTGCAGCAGCGGCGGGGCAACCTGTGGAACGTTTGGATCAGGGTGAGCGATATTGAACCAGAATACTGTTTAGGAGCATTTTTGATGAATGTGGTTCTTCGTCCTCAGCGAAATTTAGATATTAAAGGGGCTTCGATGCTGCAACAGCGGGTGGTGAATTTGAAGCCGATCGCAGAACATTCCATTTGGGTGATTGATCTCGTCGAAGTGAATGTGATTGATCATTTTGGCTTGACGGCGTTGATGATGATTCGCCGGGCTGCCCGTCAACATCACTGCCGGCTGTACTTGATCCATGTCAAGCAGTCGGTGCGCTATATGCTTGATATTACGGAGTTGTCACCTCGGTTTGAGTTTCTTGAAACTATCGATGAGGTCTTAGGCGAGAAAATTCGCTTGTTATTATGTTGA
- the ftsZ gene encoding cell division protein FtsZ yields MPHSNEYPTPEPDQTRPDTIMPTNVARIKVIGVGGGGCNGVNRMIASGITGVEFWAINTDSQALEMSSASKCLQIGQKLTRGLGAGGNPAIGQKAAEESRDEIAAALEGTDLVFITSGMGGGSGTGASPIVAEVAKEMGCLTVGIVTRPFTFEGRRRTTQAEEGIAALQSRVDTLIVIPNNKLLSVISPETPVQQAFFVADDILRQGVQGISDIITIPGLVNVDFADVRAIMADAGSALMGIGGGSGKSRAREAAIAAISSPLLESSIEGAKGVVFNITGGADMTLHEVNTAAETIYEVVDPNANIIFGAVVDEKMQGELQITVIATGFNLGDAPKTPSSSRSSSAPKARQAMNPSGASLPKQPPVPPMPPPQAPTMPPPPQPQPGGGGLDIPEFLQRRRFPRR; encoded by the coding sequence TTGCCCCACTCCAACGAATATCCAACCCCTGAACCTGATCAAACACGGCCAGATACGATCATGCCTACTAACGTTGCTCGCATTAAAGTGATTGGTGTCGGCGGCGGGGGCTGCAATGGCGTCAACCGCATGATCGCCAGTGGGATTACTGGGGTCGAGTTTTGGGCGATTAATACAGACTCCCAAGCCTTAGAAATGTCCTCTGCCTCCAAATGCCTCCAGATCGGTCAGAAGTTGACCAGAGGACTGGGCGCGGGTGGTAATCCGGCCATTGGCCAAAAAGCAGCGGAAGAATCTCGCGATGAAATTGCGGCCGCCCTCGAAGGCACAGATCTCGTCTTTATTACATCTGGGATGGGGGGCGGTAGTGGTACCGGAGCATCGCCAATTGTGGCCGAAGTCGCCAAGGAAATGGGCTGTCTCACGGTGGGCATCGTTACACGTCCCTTTACCTTTGAAGGCCGACGGCGCACCACCCAAGCCGAAGAAGGGATCGCCGCCCTCCAAAGTCGGGTAGATACCCTGATTGTGATTCCCAACAACAAACTGCTGTCGGTGATCTCGCCGGAAACTCCTGTGCAGCAAGCCTTTTTCGTGGCGGATGATATTCTGCGCCAAGGGGTGCAGGGGATTTCCGACATCATCACGATTCCGGGCTTGGTGAATGTGGACTTTGCCGATGTGCGGGCGATTATGGCCGATGCGGGGTCGGCGTTGATGGGGATTGGGGGCGGATCGGGTAAGTCCCGTGCCCGTGAGGCGGCGATCGCTGCCATTTCTTCCCCCCTCTTAGAATCTTCGATCGAAGGGGCCAAGGGAGTCGTCTTCAACATCACCGGGGGGGCAGACATGACCCTCCATGAAGTGAATACCGCCGCTGAAACCATCTACGAAGTGGTTGACCCCAATGCCAATATTATTTTTGGGGCCGTGGTGGATGAAAAAATGCAGGGCGAGTTGCAAATTACAGTGATCGCCACGGGGTTTAACCTGGGTGATGCCCCAAAAACGCCGAGCAGTAGTCGCAGTAGTTCAGCACCCAAAGCCCGCCAAGCCATGAATCCATCGGGGGCTTCATTGCCGAAGCAGCCGCCCGTACCCCCGATGCCGCCGCCCCAAGCGCCGACGATGCCGCCCCCCCCTCAACCGCAACCCGGCGGTGGGGGCTTGGATATTCCGGAGTTTCTGCAACGGCGACGGTTTCCGCGCCGCTAA
- the thiD gene encoding bifunctional hydroxymethylpyrimidine kinase/phosphomethylpyrimidine kinase — MTIPTVLTIAGSDSGGGAGIQADLRTLAMHCVHGMTAITCVTAQNTMGVSRVDALPPEAVVAQIDAVRSDIGITAAKTGMLLNGEIMAAVAAALTAHPIANLVVDPVMVSRAGVQLIEDGAIAILREQIFPHAVLLTPNRYEAQILAQIEIHDPDTMQAAAQRIYHDSQIPVLLKGGGFTDELRGVDLWYDGQQWDWLRVPAVATTHTHGTGCTLSAAIAANLALGYDRLTSVRRAKQYVTQALHHSLAIGQGTGPVGHFYLNRR, encoded by the coding sequence ATGACGATCCCGACGGTGTTGACGATCGCAGGGTCTGACAGTGGTGGTGGGGCGGGGATTCAGGCCGATCTCCGCACCCTGGCGATGCATTGTGTCCATGGCATGACGGCGATCACCTGTGTCACGGCTCAAAATACGATGGGGGTGAGTCGCGTCGATGCCCTGCCGCCGGAGGCGGTGGTGGCCCAAATCGACGCGGTGCGATCGGATATCGGCATCACGGCGGCGAAAACGGGCATGCTGTTGAATGGCGAGATTATGGCGGCGGTGGCGGCAGCGTTGACGGCCCATCCGATCGCCAATCTGGTGGTTGATCCGGTGATGGTGTCGCGGGCGGGAGTGCAGTTGATTGAGGATGGGGCGATCGCAATTTTGCGCGAGCAGATTTTTCCCCATGCGGTCTTGCTCACCCCGAATCGCTACGAAGCCCAAATTTTGGCCCAGATCGAGATTCATGACCCCGACACCATGCAGGCTGCCGCCCAGCGAATTTACCATGACAGTCAAATTCCGGTACTCCTGAAAGGGGGCGGTTTTACGGATGAACTGCGGGGGGTGGATCTCTGGTACGACGGGCAACAGTGGGATTGGCTACGGGTTCCGGCGGTGGCGACGACGCACACCCACGGCACGGGCTGCACGCTCTCGGCAGCGATCGCCGCGAACCTCGCCTTGGGGTACGATCGCCTCACCAGTGTGCGCCGCGCCAAACAGTATGTGACCCAAGCCCTCCACCATAGCCTCGCCATCGGTCAAGGCACTGGCCCTGTGGGGCATTTTTACCTGAATAGACGATAG
- a CDS encoding RNA-guided endonuclease InsQ/TnpB family protein — MIVLEFKARVKPDQATTIDDAIRTSQFVRNKALRYWMDSQDVGKYDLSKLCKALAEEFPFAKKLNSMSRQAAAERAWSSISRFYEHGKKGIKPVGFPKFKKHSRSVEYKTSGWKLLGPKRIKFTDGFGIGELRLIGTYDLARYDESLIKRVRLVRRADGYYVQFCIQVNVQVQSEPSQKAVGLDLGLRYFITASDGTVVETPQFYRQAEKRLNRANRQKSRKYRKGIKPQSRNYHKARNRYARRHLRVSRQRNEWAKSIAYCVIQSNDLVAYVGEACTKCIDLNVKGLVRNRHLAKSISDAGWSTFRCWLEYFGRKYGKVTVAVPPHYTSQDCSNCGERVNKALSVRTHRCPHCGDEADRDVNAAINILRLGLTTVGHTGSYTLGEIGPLAELEQSC, encoded by the coding sequence ATGATTGTACTTGAGTTCAAAGCACGGGTAAAGCCTGACCAGGCTACCACTATAGACGACGCTATCCGGACATCTCAGTTTGTCCGTAATAAGGCGTTGCGCTATTGGATGGATAGCCAAGATGTCGGCAAATACGACCTTAGCAAGCTCTGCAAAGCGTTAGCTGAGGAGTTTCCCTTTGCTAAGAAACTCAACTCTATGTCCCGTCAAGCAGCAGCAGAACGGGCCTGGAGTTCCATCAGTCGCTTCTATGAGCATGGCAAGAAGGGTATTAAGCCCGTAGGATTTCCCAAGTTCAAGAAGCATTCCCGCTCGGTGGAATACAAAACCTCTGGCTGGAAACTACTGGGGCCGAAGCGCATCAAATTCACCGATGGCTTCGGGATTGGGGAATTGCGGTTGATCGGCACCTACGATCTGGCCCGCTATGACGAATCCCTAATTAAGCGGGTTCGTCTCGTTCGTCGTGCCGATGGCTACTATGTTCAGTTCTGCATCCAGGTTAATGTTCAGGTGCAGAGTGAGCCGAGTCAAAAAGCTGTTGGCCTCGACCTCGGTTTGCGCTATTTCATCACTGCCAGCGATGGCACTGTCGTTGAAACACCGCAGTTCTATCGCCAGGCCGAAAAGCGGTTAAACAGAGCCAATCGGCAGAAGTCCAGAAAGTACCGTAAGGGGATAAAACCACAGTCGAGGAACTATCACAAGGCCAGGAACCGATACGCCCGGAGGCATTTAAGGGTAAGTAGGCAACGTAATGAGTGGGCGAAGAGCATCGCCTACTGCGTCATCCAATCTAACGATTTGGTTGCCTATGTTGGCGAAGCCTGCACGAAGTGCATAGATTTGAATGTGAAAGGGTTGGTTCGCAATCGGCATCTGGCTAAGTCGATTAGTGATGCGGGATGGTCAACGTTTCGCTGTTGGTTGGAGTATTTTGGCAGGAAATATGGGAAGGTAACGGTGGCCGTTCCTCCCCACTATACGAGCCAGGATTGCTCAAACTGCGGCGAACGAGTCAATAAGGCACTCTCAGTCAGAACCCATCGCTGTCCGCATTGCGGCGATGAGGCTGACCGAGATGTGAATGCTGCCATCAACATCCTGCGCCTTGGACTCACTACCGTGGGGCACACGGGAAGTTATACGCTTGGGGAGATTGGGCCTCTGGCTGAGTTGGAGCAATCCTGCTGA
- a CDS encoding cation-translocating P-type ATPase, giving the protein MISPNSSLPNPHQSWHSHPVADTLNTLQSDPTKGLTSAEIERRRLHYGSNELVETAGRSRWDILVDQFSNVMLLMLIAVAIISGVLDFISLQDGTSEGLPFKDTIAILAIVVLNGLLGYIQEVRAEAALASLKQMSSPQVRVIRNGQTQEVEAHELVPGDIFLMEAGVQLAADGQLIEMSNLQIREAALTGESTAVNKQVVLDLDENTPLGDRLNMVFGGTEVVQGRGKAIVIATGMDTELGKIATLIQGVENEPTPLQKRMTQLGNVLVTSSLVLVALVVGFGFIQAGNFSRLQELVEVSLSMAVAVVPEGLPAVITVTLAIGTQRMVKRHALIRKLPAVETLGSVNTICSDKTGTLTQNKMVVQMVQTLGNQLRVTGEGYSPDGKFFAQEAQVVATKAYSEIQGVLVAGVLCNDALLQQDEAGNWGILGDPTEGALLTLAGKAGLFQSQLDEVFERVDEIPFSSERKRMSVICCDRKKTDAYTLFCKGSPELILNCCDYYQFGDHAHRITAKERDEVLRMNAEMASQGLRVLGFGYRFLDHLPAEGEGAEQGMVWLGLVGMLDAPRPEVAEAVRRCKAAGIRTIMITGDHQLTASAIAQRLGIAEANSHVLTGQTLEAMSQADLELEVEAVSVYARVSPEHKLRIVKALQKRGKFIAMTGDGVNDAPALKQADIGIAMGITGTDVSKEASDMILLDDNFATIVAATEEGRVVYTNIRRFIKYILGSNVGEVITIAAAPILGLSSVPLTPLQILWMNLVTDGLPALALAVEPAEPNVMQRPPFHPNESIFARGLGSYIVRIGIVFAIFSIVLMVWAYENHPDSWRTMVFTTLCLAQMGHALAARSYTQLTIEMNPFSNVALLAAVIGTTALQLMLVYVPVLRNFFGTSVLTQEELLICFGFSSLMLLWVEGEKLFVRFFMQRRMRPMRPE; this is encoded by the coding sequence GTGATCTCACCCAATTCATCCCTTCCCAATCCCCATCAGTCATGGCATAGTCACCCAGTTGCAGACACTCTGAACACCTTGCAGAGTGACCCAACGAAAGGCCTAACCTCCGCAGAAATTGAACGCCGTCGCCTCCATTACGGCAGCAATGAACTGGTGGAAACCGCCGGTCGCAGCCGCTGGGATATCTTAGTGGATCAATTCAGTAACGTCATGTTGCTGATGTTAATTGCCGTCGCCATCATTTCTGGGGTGCTGGATTTTATCTCCCTCCAGGATGGCACGAGTGAGGGATTGCCCTTCAAAGATACGATCGCCATCCTAGCGATCGTGGTACTCAACGGTCTGCTGGGCTATATCCAGGAAGTCCGCGCCGAGGCAGCCCTCGCCAGCTTGAAGCAGATGTCTTCACCCCAAGTGCGGGTGATCCGCAACGGCCAGACCCAAGAAGTGGAAGCCCATGAACTGGTGCCAGGGGATATTTTCCTAATGGAAGCCGGGGTGCAGTTGGCGGCGGATGGCCAATTGATCGAAATGAGCAATCTACAAATCCGGGAAGCCGCCTTAACCGGGGAATCCACCGCCGTGAATAAGCAGGTGGTGTTGGACTTGGACGAGAATACCCCCTTGGGCGATCGCCTCAACATGGTGTTTGGCGGTACAGAGGTGGTGCAAGGGCGTGGCAAAGCGATCGTCATTGCCACCGGGATGGACACCGAACTCGGCAAGATCGCCACCCTAATCCAAGGCGTGGAGAATGAACCCACCCCCCTCCAAAAACGGATGACCCAACTGGGGAATGTGCTCGTTACCAGTTCCCTGGTGTTGGTGGCTTTGGTGGTGGGCTTTGGCTTTATCCAAGCCGGTAACTTTAGCCGTCTCCAAGAACTGGTAGAGGTGTCCTTGAGTATGGCGGTGGCGGTGGTTCCCGAAGGTTTGCCAGCGGTGATCACGGTCACGTTAGCGATTGGGACGCAACGGATGGTAAAACGCCATGCCCTGATCCGGAAATTGCCCGCCGTGGAAACCCTCGGCAGCGTCAACACCATTTGCTCGGACAAAACCGGGACGCTGACCCAAAACAAAATGGTGGTGCAGATGGTGCAAACCCTGGGCAATCAATTACGAGTGACCGGGGAAGGTTACAGCCCCGACGGTAAATTCTTTGCCCAGGAAGCCCAGGTGGTGGCGACCAAAGCCTATTCCGAAATTCAAGGGGTTTTGGTGGCGGGGGTGCTCTGTAATGATGCCCTGTTGCAACAGGATGAAGCGGGAAACTGGGGGATTTTGGGCGACCCCACCGAGGGGGCATTGCTCACCTTGGCGGGGAAGGCGGGATTGTTTCAATCCCAATTGGATGAGGTGTTTGAGCGGGTGGATGAAATCCCGTTTTCCTCCGAGCGCAAACGGATGAGTGTGATCTGTTGCGATCGCAAAAAAACCGATGCCTATACCCTCTTCTGCAAAGGCTCCCCCGAACTGATCCTTAACTGCTGCGACTACTATCAATTCGGCGACCATGCCCACCGGATCACCGCCAAAGAACGGGACGAAGTCCTCCGCATGAACGCCGAAATGGCCAGCCAAGGCCTGCGGGTCTTAGGGTTTGGCTATCGTTTTCTCGACCACCTGCCCGCCGAGGGCGAAGGTGCGGAGCAGGGGATGGTGTGGCTGGGACTGGTGGGGATGCTCGATGCGCCCCGCCCGGAAGTGGCCGAAGCCGTGCGCCGCTGTAAGGCTGCGGGCATTCGCACGATCATGATTACTGGAGATCATCAACTGACGGCCAGTGCGATCGCCCAGCGTCTCGGCATTGCCGAGGCCAACAGTCACGTCCTCACGGGTCAAACCCTCGAAGCCATGTCCCAAGCGGATCTAGAACTGGAAGTCGAAGCCGTCAGTGTCTACGCCCGCGTTTCCCCTGAACATAAACTCCGCATCGTCAAAGCCCTGCAAAAGCGCGGTAAATTCATCGCCATGACCGGCGACGGGGTCAACGATGCCCCCGCCCTCAAACAGGCCGACATCGGCATCGCCATGGGCATCACCGGCACTGATGTCAGCAAAGAAGCCAGCGACATGATCCTGCTCGATGACAACTTTGCCACCATCGTCGCCGCCACCGAAGAAGGGCGCGTCGTCTATACCAATATTCGCCGCTTTATTAAATACATCCTCGGTAGTAACGTCGGCGAAGTAATCACCATTGCCGCCGCCCCCATTCTCGGCCTGTCCTCTGTGCCCCTCACCCCGCTGCAAATCCTCTGGATGAACCTCGTCACCGATGGTTTACCCGCCCTCGCCCTCGCTGTCGAACCCGCCGAACCCAATGTGATGCAGCGTCCCCCGTTTCATCCCAACGAGAGTATTTTTGCGCGGGGGTTGGGGTCGTATATTGTCCGGATTGGGATTGTCTTTGCGATTTTCTCGATTGTGCTGATGGTGTGGGCGTATGAAAACCATCCCGACAGTTGGCGGACGATGGTGTTTACCACCCTCTGTTTGGCACAAATGGGCCATGCCCTGGCGGCGCGATCGTATACCCAACTCACCATTGAAATGAATCCGTTTTCCAACGTGGCGCTGCTCGCGGCGGTGATTGGCACAACGGCGCTGCAACTGATGCTGGTGTATGTGCCCGTGCTCCGTAATTTCTTCGGGACGAGTGTGCTGACCCAAGAGGAACTGCTGATCTGTTTTGGGTTTAGTAGTTTGATGCTCCTCTGGGTGGAAGGGGAAAAGCTCTTTGTGCGCTTCTTCATGCAGCGACGGATGCGCCCAATGCGCCCCGAATAA